One window from the genome of Actinomycetota bacterium encodes:
- a CDS encoding sugar phosphate isomerase/epimerase: MLKILLSTASLYPFSHKEIFSIAKDVGFDGLELVTDSNCLKGNIEKNILKLNNLINHYNLPVYTAHQPLFMIYWKLGVKETLELTFNIASQLQCKLITIHLPIFLRPDNSYPWWDNYSKQFLEAISKIKQGSFNKLSKFEKIKNESKNLNKQFRESNLEPLITVETVLDRRVNLGRRHFADPKVLINYVLKHNLFITFDTTHHGLRSYNIEDSFNILKSRVINIHVSNTKRRKHEPPYIGKIPLKEFLKFILKNSYNNFLTLEISPIALNIWSKRRVKDRLKRSINFCKIYTR; encoded by the coding sequence ATGTTAAAAATTCTACTATCGACAGCTTCTTTATATCCATTTTCACATAAAGAAATTTTTTCTATAGCAAAGGATGTGGGATTTGATGGATTAGAATTGGTTACAGACAGCAACTGCTTAAAAGGGAATATAGAAAAAAATATTCTTAAACTTAATAATCTTATAAATCATTATAATTTGCCAGTCTATACAGCTCATCAACCTCTTTTTATGATTTATTGGAAACTTGGAGTTAAGGAAACTTTAGAATTAACCTTTAATATTGCAAGTCAGCTACAATGTAAATTAATAACTATTCATTTACCTATTTTTCTAAGACCTGATAATTCATATCCATGGTGGGATAATTATTCAAAACAGTTTCTTGAAGCTATCTCAAAGATTAAGCAGGGATCATTTAACAAATTAAGTAAATTTGAAAAAATAAAAAATGAAAGTAAAAATTTAAATAAACAATTTAGAGAAAGCAATTTAGAACCATTAATTACAGTTGAAACTGTTTTAGATAGAAGAGTTAATTTGGGAAGGAGACATTTTGCTGATCCAAAGGTTCTAATAAACTATGTTTTGAAACACAATTTATTCATCACTTTCGATACAACGCACCATGGTTTAAGAAGCTATAATATTGAAGATAGCTTTAATATTCTTAAATCCAGAGTAATAAATATCCATGTAAGCAACACTAAAAGAAGGAAACATGAACCACCTTATATTGGAAAAATACCACTAAAAGAATTTTTAAAATTTATTTTAAAAAATAGTTATAACAATTTTCTAACTTTAGAAATTTCTCCTATAGCACTTAACATTTGGAGTAAAAGAAGAGTTAAAGATCGACTTAAAAGAAGTATAAATTTTTGCAAAATATACACCCGATAA
- the gatB gene encoding Asp-tRNA(Asn)/Glu-tRNA(Gln) amidotransferase subunit GatB yields the protein MEFEIKIGLETHVELITDSKMFCGCSTKFGAAPNTQTCSICLGHPGTLPVINKKAFDYTLKVALALNCKIANFTQFHRKNYFYPDLPKGYQISQYDLPVGLNGYLDIKLNSKVKRIGISRVHMEEDTAKLLHFGETGRISEATGSGLDFNRCGIPLLEIVSAPDIKNVTQAKAYVMLLKKILEYLEVSDCNMEEGRFRVDANISVRKLRDEYSKARTELKNLNSFRFLEKGLSYEIKRQREILNKGEKLYLETRHFDSKTMTTKSMRIKEEAQDYRYFPEPDLVPIEISREWVDEIKKTVPELPSVRADRIKKQYDISDNDAEIITSTKSMADFFESCVKIYPYPKKISNWIIRDLLYLLNQKQIQIENCKISPNHLIEMLKMIEVGKISGKIAKSIFEEMFKTGKMPKEIVEQKGLKQISDIDKLTDIIEQVLKENPEIVTQYLSGKMQVFNFLVGQVMKKTKGKANPKLVNELLKKKLK from the coding sequence TTGGAATTTGAAATTAAAATTGGATTAGAAACGCATGTTGAGTTAATTACAGATTCTAAGATGTTCTGTGGATGTAGTACAAAATTTGGTGCTGCACCAAATACTCAAACTTGCTCAATATGTCTTGGTCATCCAGGAACTCTTCCAGTTATAAACAAAAAAGCGTTTGATTATACACTAAAAGTAGCATTAGCCTTGAATTGTAAAATTGCTAATTTTACTCAATTTCATCGTAAGAACTATTTTTATCCTGATTTACCCAAGGGATATCAAATATCACAATACGACTTACCGGTAGGTTTAAATGGGTATCTTGATATCAAATTAAACAGTAAAGTAAAAAGGATAGGAATAAGCCGTGTTCATATGGAGGAAGATACAGCTAAGTTATTACATTTTGGCGAGACTGGTAGAATAAGTGAGGCAACCGGAAGTGGACTTGATTTTAACAGATGCGGGATTCCACTTTTGGAAATTGTTTCTGCACCTGATATAAAAAATGTAACACAGGCAAAAGCTTATGTAATGCTTCTAAAAAAGATACTTGAATATCTTGAAGTAAGTGATTGTAATATGGAGGAAGGAAGATTTAGAGTTGACGCTAATATATCAGTAAGAAAATTGAGAGATGAATATAGTAAAGCAAGAACAGAACTCAAAAATCTCAATTCCTTTAGATTTTTAGAAAAAGGTTTGAGTTATGAAATTAAAAGACAGAGGGAAATTCTCAACAAGGGTGAAAAACTATATTTGGAGACAAGACATTTTGACTCAAAAACAATGACAACCAAATCCATGAGGATAAAAGAAGAAGCACAGGATTATAGGTATTTTCCAGAGCCTGATCTGGTTCCAATAGAAATAAGCAGAGAATGGGTAGATGAAATAAAAAAGACAGTTCCTGAACTTCCATCTGTTAGAGCTGATAGAATTAAAAAGCAGTACGATATCTCCGATAACGATGCAGAAATTATAACTTCTACCAAAAGCATGGCTGACTTCTTTGAATCCTGCGTAAAAATTTACCCATATCCAAAGAAAATTAGCAATTGGATTATAAGAGATCTTTTATATTTATTAAATCAGAAGCAAATTCAGATAGAGAATTGTAAGATAAGTCCAAATCACTTAATTGAGATGTTAAAAATGATAGAAGTAGGAAAAATTAGTGGTAAAATCGCTAAATCTATTTTTGAAGAAATGTTTAAAACAGGAAAGATGCCAAAAGAAATCGTGGAACAAAAGGGGCTTAAGCAAATAAGTGATATTGATAAATTAACAGATATCATTGAGCAGGTTTTAAAAGAGAATCCAGAAATTGTTACACAATATTTATCAGGAAAAATGCAGGTCTTTAACTTTCTTGTAGGTCAGGTTATGAAAAAAACAAAAGGTAAAGCAAATCCTAAATTAGTTAATGAATTATTAAAGAAAAAACTGAAATAA
- the gatA gene encoding Asp-tRNA(Asn)/Glu-tRNA(Gln) amidotransferase subunit GatA: MVKERLYKLSAKELSDLISKREISSYETVKDIAERIEEVETIVKSYITTNIYKAIAAARKIDKFIYGKKRIRGGKFIYKTKKIEPLTGIPIAVKDNITTKGIHTTCGSNILGNYKPIYDATVINKIKESNMILTGKTNMDEFAMGSSTENSSFWTTHNPWNLSNVPGGSSGGSAAAVAVGETPLALGTDTGGSIRQPAALCGVVGLKPTYGLVSRFGLIAFASSLDQIGPITRNVQDCALLLNIIAGHDSLDSTSVFKDKEDYTKYLKEDISGLKIGIIKELMGEGISNYVKGAVYKAIDIFSSLGASCEEISLPSLKFALSAYYIIAPAEASSNLARYDGIRYGLRAKKVKSFRSMYRKTRSQGFGNEVKRRIMLGTYALSRGYYEAYYLQAQKVRTLIINDFKKVFKKFDVLVSPTTPSVAFKIGEKFEDPLTMYLSDICTIPINLAGIPAISIPCGLKNNLPIGLQIIAPHFEEGLLIKTAYNFEKKFNFKLKPLFKKF, encoded by the coding sequence ATGGTAAAAGAAAGACTGTATAAATTAAGTGCAAAAGAGCTATCAGATTTAATATCGAAAAGAGAGATATCAAGTTACGAAACTGTAAAGGATATTGCTGAAAGAATTGAAGAAGTTGAAACTATTGTTAAATCATATATAACTACTAATATCTACAAAGCTATTGCAGCAGCGAGAAAAATAGATAAGTTTATTTATGGAAAAAAAAGAATAAGAGGTGGTAAATTCATTTATAAAACAAAAAAAATTGAACCATTAACAGGAATACCAATAGCAGTAAAAGATAATATAACTACTAAGGGAATTCATACAACTTGTGGCTCTAATATACTTGGCAACTATAAACCTATCTATGATGCTACAGTCATTAATAAAATTAAAGAATCGAATATGATTCTAACTGGTAAGACCAACATGGATGAATTTGCAATGGGTTCTTCAACTGAGAATTCAAGTTTTTGGACAACGCACAATCCATGGAATCTAAGTAATGTTCCAGGTGGATCTAGTGGGGGGTCTGCAGCAGCAGTGGCAGTTGGAGAAACACCATTAGCATTGGGAACAGATACAGGAGGTTCAATAAGGCAACCAGCTGCACTATGTGGAGTTGTTGGATTAAAACCAACTTACGGATTGGTTTCAAGATTTGGTCTCATTGCTTTTGCATCATCTCTTGATCAGATTGGACCAATAACAAGAAATGTTCAGGATTGCGCATTACTTTTGAATATAATTGCTGGTCACGACTCACTTGATTCAACATCAGTATTTAAGGACAAAGAGGATTATACAAAATATTTAAAAGAGGATATAAGTGGGTTAAAAATAGGAATAATAAAGGAACTGATGGGTGAAGGGATATCAAATTATGTTAAGGGTGCTGTTTATAAAGCAATAGATATTTTTTCATCACTCGGTGCCTCTTGTGAAGAAATATCACTTCCAAGTTTAAAGTTTGCACTTAGTGCTTATTATATTATTGCACCTGCTGAAGCCAGTTCAAATCTTGCAAGATATGATGGAATAAGATATGGCTTAAGAGCTAAAAAAGTAAAAAGTTTTAGAAGTATGTATAGAAAAACGAGGTCTCAAGGTTTTGGTAACGAGGTTAAAAGAAGAATTATGCTTGGAACATATGCTTTAAGCAGGGGATATTACGAAGCTTATTATTTACAAGCTCAGAAGGTAAGAACATTAATTATAAATGATTTTAAAAAAGTATTTAAAAAGTTTGATGTTTTAGTATCACCAACAACTCCATCAGTTGCCTTTAAAATTGGTGAGAAGTTCGAAGACCCTTTGACTATGTATTTATCAGATATCTGCACTATACCAATTAATTTAGCAGGTATACCTGCAATCTCCATACCATGTGGATTGAAAAATAACCTACCAATTGGTCTTCAAATAATAGCACCACACTTCGAAGAAGGCTTATTAATAAAGACAGCTTATAACTTCGAAAAAAAATTTAATTTTAAATTAAAGCCTCTTTTTAAGAAATTCTAA
- the gatC gene encoding Asp-tRNA(Asn)/Glu-tRNA(Gln) amidotransferase subunit GatC — protein MEEISKKDVKHVAKLAELDIREDELDKFVDQLNIVLKHAGRINEIDTTDVEPTSHVTNIVNVFRDDIVKKCISKKDALLNSPKTIEDLFEVPLITEE, from the coding sequence ATGGAAGAAATCAGTAAAAAAGATGTGAAACATGTTGCAAAATTGGCTGAACTTGATATCAGAGAAGATGAACTAGACAAATTTGTAGATCAATTAAATATTGTGTTAAAACATGCAGGAAGAATTAATGAGATTGATACTACTGATGTTGAGCCAACTTCTCATGTTACGAATATTGTTAATGTTTTTAGAGATGATATTGTTAAAAAGTGTATAAGCAAAAAAGATGCTCTATTAAATTCTCCAAAAACAATTGAAGATCTTTTTGAAGTTCCTTTAATAACTGAGGAATAA
- a CDS encoding CPBP family intramembrane metalloprotease — MNNKIDFYNEENYCPWNFWEAVVAVFLTIPLILILTIPIAYLLERNMGEVIFSPSEISNFGFAIAYFIQAVVLLILLWLFVFYRNRATWYDLGIKPLSILKGIFLTLFGIIAIFFIDIVYTIFLRFIPWDTSKDKIRLLIENKNISLAMLFIVAVIIAPICEELFFRGFLFPAFKKKMTTFSAMFLSSILFAVFHLEPTQLIPLIGIGFILSFVYEKSKSLIPSILLHSLNNLIAIIILFQFIKYS; from the coding sequence ATGAATAATAAAATAGATTTTTATAATGAAGAAAATTATTGTCCCTGGAATTTTTGGGAAGCTGTTGTAGCTGTTTTCTTAACTATACCCCTAATCTTAATTTTAACTATACCAATAGCTTATTTACTTGAAAGAAATATGGGGGAAGTTATTTTTTCACCTTCTGAAATTTCTAACTTTGGATTTGCTATAGCATATTTTATACAGGCTGTAGTGCTTCTTATTCTCCTATGGTTATTTGTATTTTATAGAAACAGAGCAACCTGGTATGATTTGGGAATTAAACCACTCAGTATCTTAAAAGGAATATTTTTAACTTTGTTTGGAATTATTGCCATTTTTTTTATAGATATAGTTTATACAATTTTCCTTCGTTTTATACCATGGGACACAAGCAAGGATAAAATCAGGTTATTAATTGAAAATAAAAATATATCATTAGCAATGCTTTTTATAGTTGCTGTTATAATTGCTCCAATTTGTGAAGAGCTATTTTTTAGAGGATTTTTATTTCCTGCTTTTAAAAAGAAAATGACCACTTTTTCCGCTATGTTTTTAAGCTCAATTTTGTTTGCAGTTTTTCATCTTGAACCAACACAATTGATTCCTTTAATTGGTATAGGGTTTATTCTATCTTTCGTATATGAGAAGTCAAAATCACTAATTCCATCAATATTATTGCATTCTTTAAATAATTTAATTGCAATAATTATTTTGTTTCAATTTATAAAATATAGTTGA
- the ligA gene encoding NAD-dependent DNA ligase LigA, whose translation MKKIKEISKKIEKLRDKIREHNYCYFVLNQPILSDEEYDELMRELVKLEKKYPELITPDSPTQRVGAPVDELKSVEHREKMLSLENAFSKDEIENFLSRVYKGLKNEEVEFVCELKIDGSATNLTYINGIFIRGTTRGNGFRGDDVTSNLKTIKSIPLRMLSLYPEGEIEIRGEVYIPISAFKLINKERQEKELPLFANPRNAAAGSLRQLDPHVAAKRNLNIFIYGVGHWPVSKYESHFEVLQYLKELGFRISPYIRKVKDLNGIWDFCKEWEDKRDELDFEVDGVVIKVNSFLQQKTLGETTRNPRWAIAYKFPSVQKTTKVLDIKVGVGRTGTITPVAVLESVQISGSVVSRATLHNIDEIRRKDVRIRDTVLVQKAGKVIPEVVKVITEKRTGDEKIFDMPKKCPVCESNIIRLHNEVAYRCINAACSAQQFEKILHFASRGAMDIDGLGPSIISKLLEKKLIRDVADIYYIKFDDIYQLDLFKEKSTTNLLNAIQRSKKRPLERLVYALGIRYVGSHTADILAKNYKSLDQLSKTGEQELLSIYEIGPHIAQSIVNFFKQSSNKKIIEKLKRAGLLMEREVIEELPQLLEEKSFVVTGKLTGYTRDEITELIKSLGGKVSSSISKKTDYVLVGEEPGSKFEKAKKLKLKIITEKEFNKLIKISI comes from the coding sequence ATGAAAAAAATTAAGGAAATATCAAAAAAGATTGAGAAGTTAAGGGATAAAATAAGAGAGCATAATTATTGTTATTTTGTCTTAAACCAACCAATACTCAGTGACGAAGAATATGATGAGTTGATGAGAGAACTTGTAAAACTTGAAAAAAAGTATCCTGAACTTATAACTCCTGATTCACCTACTCAAAGAGTTGGTGCTCCAGTAGATGAATTGAAATCTGTTGAGCACAGGGAGAAGATGCTTAGTTTGGAAAATGCTTTTTCAAAAGATGAAATTGAGAATTTCTTAAGCAGAGTTTACAAAGGTTTGAAAAATGAGGAAGTTGAGTTTGTATGTGAACTAAAGATAGATGGTTCAGCTACAAATTTGACATACATTAATGGAATTTTTATAAGAGGTACAACCAGGGGTAATGGGTTTAGGGGTGATGATGTAACTTCAAATTTAAAAACTATAAAATCTATTCCTCTTAGAATGCTATCATTATATCCTGAGGGTGAAATTGAGATAAGGGGTGAAGTATATATACCCATCTCTGCTTTCAAATTGATTAATAAAGAAAGGCAGGAAAAAGAACTCCCCCTTTTTGCAAATCCAAGAAATGCAGCTGCTGGTTCATTAAGGCAATTAGATCCTCATGTTGCAGCAAAAAGAAATCTTAATATTTTCATTTATGGGGTCGGACATTGGCCAGTATCTAAATATGAGAGTCATTTTGAGGTTCTGCAATATCTAAAGGAATTAGGATTTAGAATTAGTCCATATATTAGAAAAGTAAAAGATTTAAATGGAATATGGGATTTTTGTAAAGAGTGGGAAGATAAAAGAGATGAACTAGATTTTGAGGTAGATGGAGTTGTTATAAAGGTTAATTCCTTTTTGCAACAAAAAACCTTGGGTGAAACTACCCGAAATCCTCGTTGGGCAATTGCTTACAAATTTCCCTCTGTTCAAAAAACTACAAAAGTTCTTGATATAAAGGTGGGTGTTGGTAGAACAGGAACAATTACCCCAGTTGCTGTCTTAGAATCTGTTCAAATTTCAGGGTCAGTGGTTAGCAGAGCAACTCTACATAATATAGATGAGATAAGACGAAAGGATGTAAGAATAAGAGACACAGTATTGGTTCAAAAAGCAGGAAAGGTAATTCCAGAAGTTGTTAAAGTAATTACAGAAAAAAGAACTGGAGATGAGAAGATATTTGATATGCCAAAAAAATGTCCAGTTTGTGAGTCGAATATTATAAGGCTTCATAATGAGGTGGCATATAGATGTATCAATGCTGCATGTTCTGCACAACAATTTGAAAAAATACTTCATTTTGCAAGTAGAGGAGCAATGGATATTGATGGTTTAGGACCTTCAATTATTTCAAAGCTTTTAGAAAAAAAACTAATCAGAGATGTAGCTGATATCTATTATATAAAATTCGATGATATATATCAATTAGACCTATTTAAGGAGAAATCCACAACTAATCTTTTAAATGCAATCCAGAGAAGTAAAAAAAGACCTTTAGAAAGGTTGGTATATGCACTTGGAATAAGATATGTTGGCTCACATACAGCTGATATTTTAGCTAAAAACTATAAATCACTGGATCAATTATCAAAAACAGGTGAACAAGAGCTGTTATCTATATATGAGATTGGACCTCATATTGCGCAAAGTATAGTAAATTTTTTCAAACAGAGTAGTAACAAAAAAATTATAGAGAAATTGAAAAGAGCTGGTTTATTGATGGAGCGGGAAGTTATAGAGGAATTACCTCAATTGTTAGAAGAAAAGAGTTTTGTTGTTACTGGAAAACTTACTGGTTATACAAGAGATGAAATTACAGAGTTAATTAAGAGTTTAGGAGGTAAAGTATCTTCAAGTATAAGTAAAAAAACTGATTATGTACTTGTTGGTGAGGAGCCAGGAAGTAAGTTCGAAAAAGCAAAAAAGTTAAAATTAAAAATAATAACTGAGAAAGAATTCAACAAATTAATAAAAATATCAATATGA
- a CDS encoding dihydropteroate synthase has translation MLIVAENINIRNTKIGTSMRERNSEPIIELAKSLKDAGANYLDINIGPGTKGGPELMKWLVTSIQEKVDIPLCLDTKNIEAMKAGLEVHKGRAIINSTDGSEMQMNKVMPLAKEFNAAIIGLTLDESGIPRDENERFQIAFNIVTKAMEYGISPEDLYIDPIILPVSGMQNQVNYAIESIKMFSQLSDPPPKTIVGLSNISQSSPPELRSLLNRILLIMLACNGLSAAIADSLDKELMATLKTYDILTNKVLYAHSYLD, from the coding sequence ATGTTAATTGTTGCTGAGAATATTAATATAAGAAATACAAAAATAGGTACTTCTATGAGGGAACGTAATAGTGAACCAATAATTGAACTGGCAAAAAGTTTGAAAGATGCTGGCGCTAACTATCTGGATATAAATATTGGTCCAGGAACAAAGGGTGGACCTGAGTTAATGAAATGGTTAGTAACATCAATTCAAGAAAAGGTTGATATTCCACTTTGTCTTGACACAAAAAATATAGAGGCTATGAAAGCTGGATTAGAGGTTCATAAAGGAAGAGCTATAATAAATTCTACAGATGGTTCTGAAATGCAGATGAATAAAGTAATGCCACTGGCTAAAGAGTTTAATGCAGCAATAATAGGATTAACTTTAGATGAGAGTGGTATTCCAAGGGATGAAAATGAGCGATTTCAAATAGCATTTAATATTGTAACAAAAGCAATGGAATATGGAATTTCACCTGAAGATTTATATATTGACCCTATTATATTACCAGTTTCTGGAATGCAAAACCAAGTAAATTATGCAATTGAGTCCATAAAAATGTTTAGTCAATTATCTGATCCACCTCCAAAAACTATTGTTGGATTATCAAATATTTCTCAGTCATCTCCTCCTGAGCTTAGAAGTTTGTTAAATAGAATCTTGCTTATTATGTTGGCTTGCAATGGACTATCTGCTGCTATAGCTGATTCATTAGATAAAGAGCTAATGGCTACTTTAAAGACATATGATATTTTAACCAATAAGGTTCTTTATGCTCATTCATATCTGGACTAA
- a CDS encoding FAD-dependent oxidoreductase: MVIGAGVSGIQASLDLADSGYKIYLVEKGPSIGGKMTQLDKTFPTNDCATCIVAPKLVECIRHRNIETMTLCEIVKVDGYAGSFKVTIKRNPRYVDLDKCTGCGQCEKACPVKLPNEFDLGLSQRKAIYRFSPQADPNVPVIDAPNCRYLTMGKCEACSKICPTGAINFEDRKELINLDVGALILAVGFEQSDISKLKELGYGRYPNVITALQFERIMNSSGPFLGHIQRLSDGKKPERIAFIQCIGSRNKERDYCSSVCCMQATKEAIMIKEHIPEIDVSIYYMDIRVYGKEFDQYYNRARDKYKVKYIRSMPSSIEEDPLTHNLFVTSVQENSLKTDEYDLVILSTGVEPSVDAQVLSKNIDFDLNKYGFCKTDRYSPVETTRDGIYVCGPFSEPKDIAESVTQGCATAGLAGALLSSKRGTLVKKKIFPEELDVIGQEPRIGVFICHCGNNIAGVVDINSVKKYSEKLPNVVYCEDMKYACTQDSLQQISQIIKENNLNRVVVASCSPRTHESLFRESLRNAGLNQFLFEMANIRNQCSWVHSNQPEKATEKSKDLIRMSVARAASLEPLELFSIPINKKALILGAGVAGMTAALTISKQGFEVVLIEKKNEPGGLSKRIEYDFEGKQPKKFVEELINKIEKNPNITLLTNSEITHIAGFVGNFKSKIKRRIKDGEFKQIDIEHGVLIVATGGEEYQGTDYGYGTNNKILSQLEFEHKLVEKEINPKQLEKVVMIQCVGSRTEEHPYCSRVCCGEAIKNALRLKEINPDIEIVILYKDIMTYGFLEQYYTKARDMGIVFLRYDDNNKPEVLPEMNGKVRVKTIDLSLRREFLIDCDLLLLSRGIIPSPSNEELFKILRVSLIEQGFYEEAHPKLRPVDFASEGFFLCGLAHTPRHIGEVVAQAQAAASRATVILSQKELLAGGEVSVVDQDKCVACLNCVRICPYQVPFINENGVAQIEVTNCYGCGICVGVCPIHAIILKNYKDEQVIPKIEALFKKELV, translated from the coding sequence ATGGTTATAGGTGCTGGTGTTTCAGGAATTCAAGCTTCACTGGACTTAGCTGACTCTGGATATAAGATTTATTTAGTGGAGAAGGGACCATCAATTGGTGGAAAAATGACACAGTTGGATAAAACATTTCCTACCAATGACTGTGCCACCTGTATAGTTGCTCCCAAATTAGTTGAATGTATAAGACATCGAAATATCGAGACAATGACGCTTTGTGAAATAGTAAAGGTCGACGGTTATGCTGGAAGCTTTAAGGTTACAATTAAAAGAAATCCAAGATATGTTGATTTAGACAAATGTACTGGGTGTGGTCAGTGTGAGAAAGCATGTCCAGTTAAATTACCAAATGAATTTGATTTGGGACTATCTCAAAGAAAGGCTATTTACAGATTCTCTCCACAAGCAGATCCCAATGTTCCAGTTATAGATGCACCTAATTGCAGATATTTAACAATGGGAAAATGTGAAGCTTGCAGTAAAATATGTCCAACGGGTGCAATAAACTTTGAGGATAGGAAAGAATTAATTAATTTAGATGTTGGTGCCTTAATTTTAGCAGTAGGATTTGAACAATCAGATATAAGCAAATTAAAAGAACTTGGTTATGGAAGATACCCTAATGTAATTACAGCTCTTCAATTTGAGAGAATAATGAATTCATCAGGTCCATTTTTAGGTCATATTCAGAGATTATCCGATGGTAAGAAGCCGGAAAGGATTGCTTTTATTCAATGTATTGGGTCAAGAAATAAAGAAAGAGATTATTGTTCCTCTGTTTGTTGTATGCAGGCAACCAAAGAAGCAATAATGATTAAAGAACATATTCCTGAAATCGATGTATCAATCTATTATATGGACATAAGGGTATATGGGAAAGAGTTTGACCAGTACTATAATAGAGCCAGGGATAAATACAAGGTAAAATATATTCGATCCATGCCATCATCTATAGAAGAAGATCCGTTAACTCATAATCTATTTGTAACTTCTGTGCAAGAGAACTCATTAAAAACTGATGAGTATGATTTAGTTATTCTATCAACTGGAGTAGAACCATCAGTTGATGCTCAAGTACTATCCAAAAATATAGATTTTGATTTAAATAAGTATGGATTCTGTAAAACAGATAGATATTCACCTGTGGAAACTACAAGAGATGGAATATACGTTTGCGGTCCTTTCTCAGAACCAAAGGATATAGCAGAATCTGTTACACAGGGATGTGCTACTGCTGGTTTAGCTGGAGCTCTCTTATCATCAAAAAGAGGGACATTGGTCAAGAAAAAAATATTTCCTGAAGAGTTGGATGTTATTGGTCAGGAACCAAGAATAGGTGTTTTCATATGTCATTGTGGAAACAACATTGCTGGAGTTGTAGACATCAATTCTGTAAAAAAATATAGTGAAAAATTGCCAAACGTGGTTTATTGCGAGGACATGAAGTATGCTTGTACTCAAGATAGTCTGCAACAAATATCTCAGATCATAAAAGAAAATAATCTTAACAGAGTAGTTGTTGCCTCATGCAGTCCAAGAACTCATGAATCATTGTTTAGAGAAAGTTTAAGAAATGCTGGATTAAATCAATTCTTGTTTGAGATGGCAAACATCAGAAATCAATGCAGCTGGGTTCATTCTAATCAACCAGAAAAAGCGACAGAAAAATCAAAGGACTTAATCAGGATGAGCGTAGCAAGAGCAGCCAGTTTAGAACCGTTAGAATTATTTTCCATCCCCATTAATAAAAAAGCCCTTATTTTGGGAGCTGGAGTTGCGGGAATGACTGCTGCTCTAACAATTAGCAAACAAGGTTTTGAAGTAGTTTTAATTGAAAAGAAAAATGAGCCAGGTGGTTTGTCTAAGAGAATAGAATATGATTTTGAAGGAAAGCAACCAAAAAAATTTGTAGAAGAACTTATAAACAAAATAGAAAAAAATCCAAATATAACCCTTTTAACAAATTCTGAAATAACTCATATTGCTGGTTTCGTTGGGAACTTTAAGTCAAAAATAAAGCGCAGAATTAAAGATGGGGAGTTTAAACAGATTGATATTGAACATGGAGTACTAATAGTAGCAACTGGTGGTGAAGAGTATCAGGGAACTGATTATGGTTATGGAACAAATAATAAAATCTTAAGTCAATTAGAATTTGAGCATAAATTAGTAGAAAAAGAAATTAACCCGAAGCAATTGGAGAAAGTCGTTATGATACAATGTGTTGGCTCTCGAACAGAAGAACATCCATATTGTAGTAGAGTTTGTTGTGGAGAAGCTATAAAGAACGCTCTCAGACTAAAAGAGATTAACCCTGATATAGAAATAGTTATATTATATAAAGACATTATGACTTATGGCTTTTTAGAACAATATTATACCAAAGCAAGGGATATGGGAATTGTCTTTCTACGCTATGACGATAATAATAAGCCAGAAGTATTACCTGAGATGAATGGGAAAGTTAGAGTAAAAACTATTGACCTGAGTTTGAGAAGAGAATTTTTAATAGATTGTGATCTTCTCTTATTAAGTAGAGGTATAATTCCCTCCCCCAGCAATGAGGAACTATTTAAGATTTTAAGAGTATCATTGATAGAACAGGGATTTTATGAGGAAGCGCATCCCAAATTGAGACCAGTTGATTTTGCTTCAGAGGGTTTCTTCCTGTGCGGATTAGCTCATACTCCAAGACATATAGGAGAAGTCGTAGCACAAGCACAAGCAGCTGCTTCAAGAGCAACAGTTATACTTTCCCAAAAAGAACTTCTTGCTGGAGGAGAAGTTTCTGTTGTTGACCAGGACAAATGTGTTGCTTGTCTTAACTGTGTAAGAATATGCCCATATCAGGTTCCATTTATAAATGAAAATGGAGTAGCTCAGATTGAGGTTACTAACTGCTATGGATGTGGGATTTGTGTAGGAGTTTGTCCTATCCATGCTATTATTTTAAAGAACTATAAGGATGAACAAGTTATACCAAAAATTGAAGCTCTTTTTAAGAAGGAGTTGGTATGA